Within Nematostella vectensis chromosome 1, jaNemVect1.1, whole genome shotgun sequence, the genomic segment TAAGCGATATTTCTAGCAGTTTGTTCCAAGTTTCTGTACATTACACTTTTTTCGTGCGTTATACTTGAGACGGGTAGCATTTGGGTATAAAGAAGTTATTTTAGAGAACAACGCCTTTTGCGCAACAGCGAAAAGGTTATGAAAATTGGTATAATTTTCGTTTGTTGGTTATTTCCTGAATTCGTTCTATAGGTAGAGCACAACGCACGTTCATATTTAGGACGCCGATATTAgttcatttaaaaatgtactaTAGGGCGCTACATACACAAAACCCATACTACTCTAGGGGATTGCTTACGCAGAGGTATCACAAATACCTTTTAAACCTTTCTTAAATCTTCAAACTGAACTTAAGCGATAGACAAACAATGGCATACCACAATTTTATTTCCTTTGAAGATGAATGAGATTACAGTATTTTAGAGATTAAATAGTAACATTTTTGAAGCGAGGTATATTTTTGTCATCATCTATGAACAATTGTACAACGAAATGTACTTACAGCTATAAGTATACGGGTTTCTGACACGGTATGACATAGTTCTCACTTGAaatttttttggatttttggTTAATAAGAGGAAAATAGACTAGCTTAACAAATCAGAAAATCTGTCGATTTCGTATATGAGTCTAATGAACAAATTTTAAAGCTATTAAAATTTTAtgtaagaaaaataattaaaaaatacgAAAAATATGCCACTTTAATAAGGAGAAAGATTTGAAGACTAGAAACATCTACCATGAGTTCTCTTTTTATCGGAATTGCAGCAAATCAGTATTTCAAGGAGAAGAAAAACAAGTGACGGGTTTAAGTTACAGGTTTAggcgcataaaatatttacacgCATTTGGGAAAACTCGCTGTCTTCCACCCTTATTGCCTTGGTGACGGCATCAAACAAGATGCCAGAAATCATAATTCAAACCATTTTTGTGAATTATTGCAAAAATTTTACCTGAGTAGTTTTTGCGAAGGATAAAACAAATGAGATATTAGATTATTGCAGTGACGAAgattaaaagaaaagaagaaataaactGTCTCATCATCCTGAATGAAAAAGGACTGAAAGAAAatatgcaaaaaataaaaaaaatggtttaCGTCCCACTGATAAAAACTAATACTATGAAAGCGATGTTATGCTAAACACGAGTAAGACTTTTTTGGAAATTGGTGCTTTAAATCACTATATCGCATGTGTAAATCCGATTGAAAGGGGAATGTTCTCCTTTTTTGGGAAAGAAAACGTTTATCCATTAAAGCATACATAAAGCATAAAGTCTTGAATCCACCAAAAATTAATAGATATAAAGCAAGAATATAAGTAAAAGTACAAGTTTGGTCATCTGTGATACTTGCAATTCATAAAACGTAAAAATAACTCTCTTATGCACTTTGAATGCCTGAATATAAAATGCTATAATCATTTGGTGGCGATGCTCAAATAACAAGCAACTGATAAATATCCCAAATGGTTGTATTGTGATTATTTCTAGACTGAATGTGTACTTGCAAACCAAGAGCTGTCACCGTATTTATGCCGGGAAAATACTTTGGAAAAAATTCATATACTGAAAGTCCTCGCAACATTCCAAATACGATCCGTATTAAACGTTGAAATTTGTAAATGGTAATAGGGAAGAAAGATATATGAACAGTTACTAGTTTCGACGGCGTTGGCTGTCGCTCAAATGGCAGATTACGCTAGTATCTACATTACGTGAGTAATAAAGTTGTTTTAAGTGGGTGACAAGACAAACTACAGAAAACGAAATTAGGAACATAGCGAATGAGGTGCTTGCAGGTCCGCCATCTTCTCATTAAAAACCGTTTCGACATTAAAAGGCGGATTTCGAGTTCTCTCGGTATCACGTAATGCTGGATTGTACAAAGAAAACTGTAAAAGGTGAGAACAAGTCACATAGAAATGACAATAGTATAATTGCAATGTAAATACACTGTATTAATTTTGAAACCGACAATTTAAAGCTCATCTTCAAACGGAAGGTGAACTATTTCATACTTGAAGTCTTTCTTTGATGAATATCGGTTTAAATTGACGTTATGTTGGCTCAACGTAACCACAAACGGCAATTAAACATTATTGCCTCTTGGGAAAAAGTCTCTTGATAATGAGAAAACTTCCTGGTATGAATTCGAGTCACTTATTTCCTATAGCTTAGTATCTGATCAAAGTACCAGGCTTGTATGTTTTCAATGTAATCTTAAATAACCATAGAATCACCCTAAGGGAACTTCAATCATTAAACCGTGATTATATCCAGTGCACTTAAAAGATGATGACTTCACAAATAAGAAGTGATTCGAGGTGTTAGTTCATTACTTCGCCTGGTGCTTCGGGATCGCCGATAGGTTGACCAAAAAACAGCAGCGCAACTATCAGTTTTTTTgcgaaataaaaacacatctGGGCTCTGATTCAGAAGATTCAATATTTATGCTTATCTGTCAAAAGAATAAATCCAACTTTTTCGAATTTTGATATGCCCCAGACCATAAAAATTCGTATTGATACACCTGTATGAGAGAATACCGCCGTAGCCTAACTAAATCCTGAAGACCACCTTTAAAAGCGTTTATTAGAGACAAAACGCGGGCTCCCATTTCTAGAAAAGTATTTGaataatttttattcaaaattagaACTGCTTCAGGTATATCTAAGTAAAAAAGGAATAATACGTACTCCAGTCTAAAGGCACGTTATTTCTTATACCCGAAGTCGGAAATGGGAAATTAAACAATTTCGCATCCCAGTATTAGACTAAAAGCAAACATTGCCCTTAATATACAATTTTGTTATTCACAATAAATCATTTCACGGCGAGAACAAAGGGTTCTTATTGAGAAGGTGGGAAAGCATCAAACGCGTAACAGCTGTCCATATTTGCTAATACCAGAATAACTTCGCAACGCACTTAAAGAGGGAATGTCATGATGATTTTGTTGGGCCACAGTTGACACAATAATCGCCATCCTAGAGGAGTACAATCCGGACTTTAAACGAATTCTTATAGTTATCGTTGTAATCAGCTAAATACATtcgaagaatctgaattacaaaTCCTATTGGTGACAAGTCCTAAATCCTGACCAGAATGAAAAGGAGCCTACAGTAATGGTGTATAGAGTTCTTATAGAACAAGGAAAGGGATTTtaccaaacaaaacataacaAGAACTATATCAATTTCGCCCAAACATTATCaaatttggcaaaaaataATCTGTATTAGCGAAGAATTCAACCAGGAATAAGGTTTAGAGTTCTTGCAGAACAGGGAAAAAGGATTTTTACCAACAAACTAcaacaaaactaaaactaaaagaccATAATCTATTTCGCCCGTACTAATCAAATTTTGGTTAAAAGGAATTTGTTATGAGAAAAATTCCTTGATAAGAATCGACCACGGGaatatttgatattttctaGTAAACATCGTCGAGTGGCAAAGCTCTGCGTGAACCTACTTTGGTTTATCGAAATAGCGCCAAGAAAATTAGATTTGTGGATGTTTTAAAATGCTATATGGTTGTTGTTACAAGGTCTGTAATAATAGAGGCTAAGGCAAATGCTAAGATGTGGAACACTATAACAAATCACGTGATAAAAAATTCATGCCAATTTGATTCTTGCATGTTAAAAACCTATTATACTCAAAGTATACTAAACTCTGAGAATATAGATTTCGGTTCggaaagataaaaataagccTTTTCAAAATTTCTGATAGGTAAACGAATTACATTGTCTCCCTGCCTAACTGGTCATCCTTGCAATATATAGGTTGTGGACTTAGAAGACGACGTCGTATGGCAGCCAGGCCAGACTTTTCGAGAGCACATATGAACAAAGTCGCGCAGTGAGGTGCAGTGAGACCCTCAACGGGGTCTAAAATTCAAGTAGACGAAGAAACAAACGCTCGATAGAAACACAAGAGTCATGGGGGAAAAAGGAAAGCAACAGTATTATCCACGAGTAGCTATGAAGCGCATCAAAGAAGTTAAAGAATATGTGGAATATACCTTTGAGAAACAGCAAATTCTAGTACTCAAGTTGTTTTACTTTTTCGGATTGTCATCCTTAAGTTTGAAAGTGGTTTACATGCCGTTATATTTCAAGCAAGTAGGTCTGCCCGCGAGTTATGCTGGTATCCTTGCTGGCATCCCGCCATTCATCCGTGGGGGCGGGGCCCTCTTCCTTGGATTCCTGGCTGATAAGTTCAACCTGAGGAGAAATCTGTTTCTGGTAAGCCTCGTCGCCAATATGGTCATCCCGCTTTTGTGCCTCATCCCGCGGGTCGAGTATCCCGCATGTGATCTGGACTTTACCGAGGAACCCGTCACCGACCCCCTGGGAATGCCTTACGAAGGATCATCACAAACAGGGGTGCAGAAGCTGGTAACGGGACAGTTTCTCAGCGGGAGATATGGGAACAACTCGCAGGCGCTAGGGAGGACCCCTATTGATATCATTGTGATTAACACAACTCTTCCGAATGCTAAACCTTCGAACCAGAATAAAAAGGAGAATGCTACGGTGATGCTGGGAGCCAGCGGTCTTACCAACAAAGGTAAGGATGGATACAAGGTGACAGTGACCGGGTCGCTGACTTTGTCAGGGAAGCTGACTTACAAACAAGAAGCTCTTGAGAAGAAACGCAGACTTGATCAACAGAGTGAGGAGAGTTTCGAGATTGATAAGAAAGTCCTTAATGGGAATTTATTATCCAAGAATACGAAAAAGGGAGAATCTgataaagaaaagaagaaagcCATAAATGGGCATGTTGAAAGCCGTGAAGAAGAGAAAAAGGAAGATGCCAAAGTTCAAAGTGAGAAAGAAAGtgaaattgaaaagaaaaacccGAACAAGAAACAAGTTCCCATGTAtataaataacaaagaaaaaaaggaaataacacATAGTGGAAACAgcgaagtaaaaaaatataatgaaggtgttgaaaaggaaaagaagGAATTGTCTCCAACTAAGAAAAAATCCGCAGTACGAGAATGGCCTGAGATCAAACACCAGGCAGAGTTCCATCGCCGTATAACACGGTCGGTCGTGGGGAACTTTTTGACAAAACGGGACGAACGCCTTGGAATCTTCGAGTTCTACCGTAGGACTAC encodes:
- the LOC5519111 gene encoding uncharacterized protein LOC5519111; translated protein: MGEKGKQQYYPRVAMKRIKEVKEYVEYTFEKQQILVLKLFYFFGLSSLSLKVVYMPLYFKQVGLPASYAGILAGIPPFIRGGGALFLGFLADKFNLRRNLFLVSLVANMVIPLLCLIPRVEYPACDLDFTEEPVTDPLGMPYEGSSQTGVQKLVTGQFLSGRYGNNSQALGRTPIDIIVINTTLPNAKPSNQNKKENATVMLGASGLTNKGKDGYKVTVTGSLTLSGKLTYKQEALEKKRRLDQQSEESFEIDKKVLNGNLLSKNTKKGESDKEKKKAINGHVESREEEKKEDAKVQSEKESEIEKKNPNKKQVPMYINNKEKKEITHSGNSEVKKYNEGVEKEKKELSPTKKKSAVREWPEIKHQAEFHRRITRSVVGNFLTKRDERLGIFEFYRRTTGKPNKKTSTSTTKPNNGTATKTKATKNKTPQESHEAMMAIFTTLLLLLIIGEFLGGPMRSLSDLAVLETLGGDKSNYGEVALYMQVGKIFLAPLILVLIRNYPLHVCDVLKDNYEYSLYPLAAFIAISMIFGLSIKFKQEDEDSKIRPEDAEGADKTLYDVIFTFKTFTILVLSFFAGGLSAVHYTFIFWYLTDLSPEDSAMVIAVVIVLRDIVSSISYKLSGRTLGILGPVNTLHLALLLYIISFLSYAVMENPWFAIIPEIVQYIVFPLAYSSFVVYLGRNTPLHLNATVQGIYQCLYYGVGFGVGPLLAGFLFEHVGGAYTFLVFAGISFALLLFSLARHAITRHMDRADDSSYKRVPEQESDEEPATMERDEADY